CACTTGTTCTTGCTGGTACGCGGTCGTCATACACATTGCCCCCCCTGTTTGATCAGCCGGATTTTCAACCGATTTCTCCGCTGCATGTGCACAGGATTTTTCGTTTCGCTGTTCTTCCTCGCGGCGGCCGTCTCGTTCTGGCTGTTCCTGAGGCAGCCGTCCAAGGACAGCCGGTGGGATCTCGACCCGGCGTGCATCCCCAAGATCCTCCGGAGCGTGTGCGACGCGAAGCAGTTCACGTACGAGCAGCTGGAGGAGGCAACGAAGAGGTTCGACAGCGAGAAGGCCGTGGACACCGTCGACGGCACGGTGCACGCCGGCGTGCTCGACGACGGCTCCCTGGTCGCGGTGCAGAGGATCGGCTACGAGACGCAGGCGAAGCTGAGGCTGGTGCTGGACCGGATCGAGCTCCTGTCCGAGATCTCCCACCCCAACATCGCCCGTGTCGTGGGCTTCTGCCTCGACTCCAGCAacgagctgctgctggtgcaCGAGCACTTCGCCGGCGGCACGCTGGAGGAGCACCTGCGCCAGATGAAGCGCCGCGTCCTCAGCTGGTACCACCGAGtcagcatcgccatcgagctcgccaGCGCGCTCACGTACCTGCAGGCGCACGAGACCGCCCCGACCTTCCTCCACGACCTCAAGTCCGGCGAGATCTTCCTCGACGCCGACTTCACCGCCAAGATCGCCGGCTACAAGCTCACCAGGCCGGCGACGTACTACTCGGCGTCGTACGACCAGGACGTCGTCTGCAACTTCGGCCACCTCCTGATCGAGCTCCTGACGGGGCTGAGGCAGCAGATCCCGTTCGACTCGGTGGCGCCCAAGGTGAGGGAGGGGAGGCTCCACGAGCTCATCGACCCGACGCTCCTGTCCGGGAAGCAGCTGCCGGCGTCGCACGACGAGGTGAGGAAGGTGTTCGAGCTCGCCGTCCGGTGCCTGTCCAGCGCCGAGAACGGGCTGTGcatgctcgccgtcgccaaggaGCTGATGCACATTCTCAGGGACAACaacgggagcagcagcaagatcgaGATCTCCCTCGAGGAGACGTTCTCCAGCTCGAGCCTGCTGCAGATGATCTCCATGTCGCCGGACACGCTGCATCACCATCTTCCGTGAAGGCGAACGATGATCCACCTGTTAATACCCAGAGCAGGTCTCAGAGAGACCGCCCTCTCCCCTGTTGAAACAGCTCTGCTCATCTGCTGTCTCAGAGTCTTGTGCATGATTTCGTGCCAATGTTTGGTTGGCACAGTGTAACCAATCGGGCGTCTGGCAAATGTTTACTGCACTTGAGAGCAGTACCCCGACGCCGTGTGATGCCTGCGGAGACGCCTTACGATGCAGTCAATGTGATATAATCTTTATGGTTCCCAAGAAC
This sequence is a window from Panicum virgatum strain AP13 chromosome 7K, P.virgatum_v5, whole genome shotgun sequence. Protein-coding genes within it:
- the LOC120641555 gene encoding probably inactive receptor-like protein kinase At2g46850, whose translation is MARVRVRDRPPPPMVAPPLPPPCRLLLLLVLLARAASAAQGADTGGCGGADRCGDLVLPFPFHLNSSACGGAGANSSHFRLSCSANATLTLPLGSAVFRVLAFLPTGSLLLDYAPRSPAPCDAAYAPFSRPTSPAASIDAAPFLAVTPANVLRLYACEDSSLCRAGCDDVATCGGKSGCCYPLSDGSVWKPGNGLGVFADYGCRGFSSWVKNRSAPAGAAAGVVRGIEVEWAVPRGSAMAKCADGAALVNATALHDGVRCVCAAGLVGDGFAQGTGCSKGTSCSNGGQASDDRACCQGRFCSKKALVLAGFFVSLFFLAAAVSFWLFLRQPSKDSRWDLDPACIPKILRSVCDAKQFTYEQLEEATKRFDSEKAVDTVDGTVHAGVLDDGSLVAVQRIGYETQAKLRLVLDRIELLSEISHPNIARVVGFCLDSSNELLLVHEHFAGGTLEEHLRQMKRRVLSWYHRVSIAIELASALTYLQAHETAPTFLHDLKSGEIFLDADFTAKIAGYKLTRPATYYSASYDQDVVCNFGHLLIELLTGLRQQIPFDSVAPKVREGRLHELIDPTLLSGKQLPASHDEVRKVFELAVRCLSSAENGLCMLAVAKELMHILRDNNGSSSKIEISLEETFSSSSLLQMISMSPDTLHHHLP